In Oscillatoria salina IIICB1, the sequence ACAGTTAAATTGAAAAAAAAAACACAGAACTAGTTGTAAATTGTTTCACGATCGGGTAAATTAATATTCACGTAGTTTAATCGATCTCCGTCGTTTACCACCCCAAATATACCTAAAATAGGTAAGTTAAATTACCTACGAAAATTGTAGCGTAATTTTCTTTTCAGGTTTGCAGTTTAGCTTTCTTAAATTTCTATTATGTCTCGAAAAATTTCACCGTTTGTATTGGTTGCAGGTGTGGCTAGCCGCAAGATTTCTCGATTCTTTTTTCTGGCAAGTTTCACAACCTTTACCGTACTAGGTTTCTCCTCAGTAAGAGAAGGTGCCGAAGCCCAAGAAAGAAGAGGTTCAGGTAGCGATCGCCCGAATATCATTATGATCGTCGGCGATGACATGGGCTACTCGGATTTAGGTGCTTACGGAAGCGAAATTCCTACACCTAATTTGGACGATCTTGCTAAGCAGGGCATGATGTTTACTAATTTCCATACAGCCCCAGCTTGTTCGCCAACTCGTTCGATGTTGCTCACTGGCGTTAACAATCACCTGGCTGGCTTGGGAACAATGGATCACCGGATTGCTCCCAGCCAAAAAGACAAACCTGGTTATGAAGGTTATCTCAACGATCGCGTAGTTAGCGTTGCGACTCTTTTGAGAGATGCAGGTTATAACACTTACATGACAGGGAAATGGCACTTAGGCGAAAGCGAAGGACACCGACCTCACGAACGAGGATTTGAAAAAACATTTGTCATGCTTGAAGGTGGGGGAAATCATTACAACACCTATGGTTTCTCTGGGCATAAACCAATCAACACCTACATGAAAAATGGTCAGAACTTAGAAAAACTTCCAGAAGGTTTTTACTCGACCAAAACTTACACTGACGAGATGATTAACTTTATTGAAAGCGATCGTCAGGATGGTAAACCATTTTTTGCCTATTTAGCTTATACTGCTCCCCACGCGCCTTTCCAAGCGCCCCAGGAGTATATCGAAAAATACATGGGCAAGTATGATGCAGGCTGGGATGTGATCCGCGCCCAACGCTTTGAAAACCAGAAAGAACTAAATTTGATTCCGGAATATTTGGAATTGCCGCCACGATGGCCAATGGTCGATCC encodes:
- a CDS encoding arylsulfatase; protein product: MSRKISPFVLVAGVASRKISRFFFLASFTTFTVLGFSSVREGAEAQERRGSGSDRPNIIMIVGDDMGYSDLGAYGSEIPTPNLDDLAKQGMMFTNFHTAPACSPTRSMLLTGVNNHLAGLGTMDHRIAPSQKDKPGYEGYLNDRVVSVATLLRDAGYNTYMTGKWHLGESEGHRPHERGFEKTFVMLEGGGNHYNTYGFSGHKPINTYMKNGQNLEKLPEGFYSTKTYTDEMINFIESDRQDGKPFFAYLAYTAPHAPFQAPQEYIEKYMGKYDAGWDVIRAQRFENQKELNLIPEYLELPPRWPMVDPWNSLSAEERRIQAKKMAIYAAMIDYMDETVGRFLDYLKETGEYDNSIIIFFSDNGGSDHDKAEEVKDWLEEIGFDNSYENMGNGDSFVSFGHEWAQVITTPHWAAKSTQAEGGVRGAFFMAFPGVIQPGSRSDAFTSVLDMTPTLLEYAGVRHPGTTYNGRTIHGMEGKSMRPILEGWAQRIYGENEPIAFELYGTVNKALYMGDWKILKLGDRPWGRGNNESWKLFNLRSDPRELVDLSQEYPLLLQRMVSYYNQYEQSVGFVPALTE